A single region of the Rhipicephalus microplus isolate Deutch F79 chromosome 10, USDA_Rmic, whole genome shotgun sequence genome encodes:
- the LOC119180079 gene encoding uncharacterized protein LOC119180079 isoform X4, whose amino-acid sequence MFALVRFLDSDHAHDTRRYVVRVEDIHDFHPKHETDFDGKAVYVVHWEDEANGDDTGEYKAQILRLGATEKEARESPKRIPIPKIAVEEGSDVEGAVTKKATAARMKKTAVNRTAAKKDRYEQILKKQMSHALRQNSEQTRKTRLSSSSSSDDSLVSSSEVTEEKKKTKFWKKRCKELRQDNIFLQEQVSSQQVLLNSKFLRFEDLQHSKEADVESCTVQARKETAKATSNLVKSIQETVPGSPNAGSLHSRSAIDDFIEEPPTSMTACAAKESDDLPSPRKCFSYLEDGSFHLQKGICLTPIQAKRILSHKKARLVVKETAQAIWSQKGLASRSVKGGVAPGRRNLGEVAKPALTPEKVAVLEETLNHWSHVTGADSSIAARNLTSILTEKIQDCIKAERRKPPQ is encoded by the exons ATGTTCGCGCTAGTTCGCTTTCTAGATAGTGACCATGCACATGACACTCGTAGATATGTTGTGCGAGTGGAGGATATCCATGATTTTCATCCGAAGCACGAGACGGATTTCGATGGCAAGGCAGTGTATGTCGTTCACTGGGAGGATGAAGCAAACGGTGACGACACGGGTGAATATAAAGCCCAGATACTTCGACTTGGCG CCACAGAGAAAGAAGCTCGGGAATCGCCAAAAAGAATTCCGATCCCTAAAATTGCAGTTGAGGAAGGCTCGGACGTTGAAGGAGCTGTGACCAAGAAGGCCACT GCTGCAAGAATGAAAAAAACAGCTGTCAACCGAACTGCAGCAAAAAAAGACCGGTACGAGCAGATCTTGAAAAAGCAGATGAGCCACGCTCTCCGACAGAACTCGGAACAAACT CGAAAAACGCGACTGAGTTCATCATCAAGCTCGGATGACTCTCTCGTGTCCAGCTCAGAAGtaacagaagagaagaaaaaaaccaaaTTTTGGAAAAAGAGATGCAAGGAGCTGCGGCAAGACAACATCTTCTTGCAAGAACAAGTTAGCTCACAGCAGGTGCTGTTAAACTCAAAATTTCTGAGGT TTGAAGACCTGCAGCACAGCAAAGAGGCTGACGTTGAGAGCTGCACTGTACAAGCTAGAAAGGAGACAGCAAAGGCCACAAGCAACCTAG TAAAGTCCATTCAAGAGACTGTGCCTGGGTCACCGA ATGCTGGCAGTCTACACTCACGAAGTGCCATTGATG ACTTCATAGAGGAACCTCCCACTTCGATGACTG CATGTGCAGCAAAAGAATCTGATGACCTGCCTAGTCCAA GGAAATGTTTTTCATATTTAGAAGATGGCTCT TTTCATCTTCAAAAGGGCATCTGCCTGACGCCTATTCAGGCAAAAAGAATTCTGTCTCACAAGAAGGCAAGGCTGGTGGTGAAGGAAACGGCACAAGCCATATGGTCCCAGAAAGGGCTAGCGTCACGCAGTGTTAAAGGTGGCGTAGCTCCAGGAAGAAGGAACCTCGGCGAGGTTGCAAAGCCTGCGCTGACACCTGAAAAGGTCGCGGTTCTGGAAG AAACACTCAACCATTGGTCGCATGTGACAGGCGCCGACTCGTCCATTGCAGCCCGAAACTTGACCAGCATACTAACTGAAAAAATTCAGGATTGCATCAAGGCAGAGCGACGAAAACCTCCACAGTAA
- the LOC119180079 gene encoding uncharacterized protein LOC119180079 isoform X1 has protein sequence MFALVRFLDSDHAHDTRRYVVRVEDIHDFHPKHETDFDGKAVYVVHWEDEANGDDTGEYKAQILRLGATEKEARESPKRIPIPKIAVEEGSDVEGAVTKKATAARMKKTAVNRTAAKKDRYEQILKKQMSHALRQNSEQTRKTRLSSSSSSDDSLVSSSEVTEEKKKTKFWKKRCKELRQDNIFLQEQVSSQQVLLNSKFLRFEDLQHSKEADVESCTVQARKETAKATSNLVKSIQETVPGSPNAGSLHSRSAIDGKALGLFLLYCLRVIITMQNIYADFIEEPPTSMTACAAKESDDLPSPRKCFSYLEDGSFHLQKGICLTPIQAKRILSHKKARLVVKETAQAIWSQKGLASRSVKGGVAPGRRNLGEVAKPALTPEKVAVLEETLNHWSHVTGADSSIAARNLTSILTEKIQDCIKAERRKPPQ, from the exons ATGTTCGCGCTAGTTCGCTTTCTAGATAGTGACCATGCACATGACACTCGTAGATATGTTGTGCGAGTGGAGGATATCCATGATTTTCATCCGAAGCACGAGACGGATTTCGATGGCAAGGCAGTGTATGTCGTTCACTGGGAGGATGAAGCAAACGGTGACGACACGGGTGAATATAAAGCCCAGATACTTCGACTTGGCG CCACAGAGAAAGAAGCTCGGGAATCGCCAAAAAGAATTCCGATCCCTAAAATTGCAGTTGAGGAAGGCTCGGACGTTGAAGGAGCTGTGACCAAGAAGGCCACT GCTGCAAGAATGAAAAAAACAGCTGTCAACCGAACTGCAGCAAAAAAAGACCGGTACGAGCAGATCTTGAAAAAGCAGATGAGCCACGCTCTCCGACAGAACTCGGAACAAACT CGAAAAACGCGACTGAGTTCATCATCAAGCTCGGATGACTCTCTCGTGTCCAGCTCAGAAGtaacagaagagaagaaaaaaaccaaaTTTTGGAAAAAGAGATGCAAGGAGCTGCGGCAAGACAACATCTTCTTGCAAGAACAAGTTAGCTCACAGCAGGTGCTGTTAAACTCAAAATTTCTGAGGT TTGAAGACCTGCAGCACAGCAAAGAGGCTGACGTTGAGAGCTGCACTGTACAAGCTAGAAAGGAGACAGCAAAGGCCACAAGCAACCTAG TAAAGTCCATTCAAGAGACTGTGCCTGGGTCACCGA ATGCTGGCAGTCTACACTCACGAAGTGCCATTGATGGTAAGGCTTTAGGTTTATTTCTATTGTATTGCTTACGTGTAATTATAACAATGCAAAATATTTATGCAGACTTCATAGAGGAACCTCCCACTTCGATGACTG CATGTGCAGCAAAAGAATCTGATGACCTGCCTAGTCCAA GGAAATGTTTTTCATATTTAGAAGATGGCTCT TTTCATCTTCAAAAGGGCATCTGCCTGACGCCTATTCAGGCAAAAAGAATTCTGTCTCACAAGAAGGCAAGGCTGGTGGTGAAGGAAACGGCACAAGCCATATGGTCCCAGAAAGGGCTAGCGTCACGCAGTGTTAAAGGTGGCGTAGCTCCAGGAAGAAGGAACCTCGGCGAGGTTGCAAAGCCTGCGCTGACACCTGAAAAGGTCGCGGTTCTGGAAG AAACACTCAACCATTGGTCGCATGTGACAGGCGCCGACTCGTCCATTGCAGCCCGAAACTTGACCAGCATACTAACTGAAAAAATTCAGGATTGCATCAAGGCAGAGCGACGAAAACCTCCACAGTAA
- the LOC119180079 gene encoding uncharacterized protein LOC119180079 isoform X3, which translates to MFALVRFLDSDHAHDTRRYVVRVEDIHDFHPKHETDFDGKAVYVVHWEDEANGDDTGEYKAQILRLGATEKEARESPKRIPIPKIAVEEGSDVEGAVTKKATAARMKKTAVNRTAAKKDRYEQILKKQMSHALRQNSEQTRKTRLSSSSSSDDSLVSSSEVTEEKKKTKFWKKRCKELRQDNIFLQEQVSSQQVLLNSKFLRFEDLQHSKEADVESCTVQARKETAKATSNLVKSIQETVPGSPNAGSLHSRSAIDGKALGLFLLYCLRVIITMQNIYADFIEEPPTSMTGKCFSYLEDGSFHLQKGICLTPIQAKRILSHKKARLVVKETAQAIWSQKGLASRSVKGGVAPGRRNLGEVAKPALTPEKVAVLEETLNHWSHVTGADSSIAARNLTSILTEKIQDCIKAERRKPPQ; encoded by the exons ATGTTCGCGCTAGTTCGCTTTCTAGATAGTGACCATGCACATGACACTCGTAGATATGTTGTGCGAGTGGAGGATATCCATGATTTTCATCCGAAGCACGAGACGGATTTCGATGGCAAGGCAGTGTATGTCGTTCACTGGGAGGATGAAGCAAACGGTGACGACACGGGTGAATATAAAGCCCAGATACTTCGACTTGGCG CCACAGAGAAAGAAGCTCGGGAATCGCCAAAAAGAATTCCGATCCCTAAAATTGCAGTTGAGGAAGGCTCGGACGTTGAAGGAGCTGTGACCAAGAAGGCCACT GCTGCAAGAATGAAAAAAACAGCTGTCAACCGAACTGCAGCAAAAAAAGACCGGTACGAGCAGATCTTGAAAAAGCAGATGAGCCACGCTCTCCGACAGAACTCGGAACAAACT CGAAAAACGCGACTGAGTTCATCATCAAGCTCGGATGACTCTCTCGTGTCCAGCTCAGAAGtaacagaagagaagaaaaaaaccaaaTTTTGGAAAAAGAGATGCAAGGAGCTGCGGCAAGACAACATCTTCTTGCAAGAACAAGTTAGCTCACAGCAGGTGCTGTTAAACTCAAAATTTCTGAGGT TTGAAGACCTGCAGCACAGCAAAGAGGCTGACGTTGAGAGCTGCACTGTACAAGCTAGAAAGGAGACAGCAAAGGCCACAAGCAACCTAG TAAAGTCCATTCAAGAGACTGTGCCTGGGTCACCGA ATGCTGGCAGTCTACACTCACGAAGTGCCATTGATGGTAAGGCTTTAGGTTTATTTCTATTGTATTGCTTACGTGTAATTATAACAATGCAAAATATTTATGCAGACTTCATAGAGGAACCTCCCACTTCGATGACTG GGAAATGTTTTTCATATTTAGAAGATGGCTCT TTTCATCTTCAAAAGGGCATCTGCCTGACGCCTATTCAGGCAAAAAGAATTCTGTCTCACAAGAAGGCAAGGCTGGTGGTGAAGGAAACGGCACAAGCCATATGGTCCCAGAAAGGGCTAGCGTCACGCAGTGTTAAAGGTGGCGTAGCTCCAGGAAGAAGGAACCTCGGCGAGGTTGCAAAGCCTGCGCTGACACCTGAAAAGGTCGCGGTTCTGGAAG AAACACTCAACCATTGGTCGCATGTGACAGGCGCCGACTCGTCCATTGCAGCCCGAAACTTGACCAGCATACTAACTGAAAAAATTCAGGATTGCATCAAGGCAGAGCGACGAAAACCTCCACAGTAA
- the LOC119180079 gene encoding uncharacterized protein LOC119180079 isoform X8: MFALVRFLDSDHAHDTRRYVVRVEDIHDFHPKHETDFDGKAVYVVHWEDEANGDDTGEYKAQILRLGATEKEARESPKRIPIPKIAVEEGSDVEGAVTKKATAARMKKTAVNRTAAKKDRYEQILKKQMSHALRQNSEQTRKTRLSSSSSSDDSLVSSSEVTEEKKKTKFWKKRCKELRQDNIFLQEQVSSQQVLLNSKFLRFEDLQHSKEADVESCTVQARKETAKATSNLVKSIQETVPGSPNAGSLHSRSAIDDFIEEPPTSMTACAAKESDDLPSPRKCFSYLEDGSIPSH; encoded by the exons ATGTTCGCGCTAGTTCGCTTTCTAGATAGTGACCATGCACATGACACTCGTAGATATGTTGTGCGAGTGGAGGATATCCATGATTTTCATCCGAAGCACGAGACGGATTTCGATGGCAAGGCAGTGTATGTCGTTCACTGGGAGGATGAAGCAAACGGTGACGACACGGGTGAATATAAAGCCCAGATACTTCGACTTGGCG CCACAGAGAAAGAAGCTCGGGAATCGCCAAAAAGAATTCCGATCCCTAAAATTGCAGTTGAGGAAGGCTCGGACGTTGAAGGAGCTGTGACCAAGAAGGCCACT GCTGCAAGAATGAAAAAAACAGCTGTCAACCGAACTGCAGCAAAAAAAGACCGGTACGAGCAGATCTTGAAAAAGCAGATGAGCCACGCTCTCCGACAGAACTCGGAACAAACT CGAAAAACGCGACTGAGTTCATCATCAAGCTCGGATGACTCTCTCGTGTCCAGCTCAGAAGtaacagaagagaagaaaaaaaccaaaTTTTGGAAAAAGAGATGCAAGGAGCTGCGGCAAGACAACATCTTCTTGCAAGAACAAGTTAGCTCACAGCAGGTGCTGTTAAACTCAAAATTTCTGAGGT TTGAAGACCTGCAGCACAGCAAAGAGGCTGACGTTGAGAGCTGCACTGTACAAGCTAGAAAGGAGACAGCAAAGGCCACAAGCAACCTAG TAAAGTCCATTCAAGAGACTGTGCCTGGGTCACCGA ATGCTGGCAGTCTACACTCACGAAGTGCCATTGATG ACTTCATAGAGGAACCTCCCACTTCGATGACTG CATGTGCAGCAAAAGAATCTGATGACCTGCCTAGTCCAA GGAAATGTTTTTCATATTTAGAAGATGGCTCT ATCCCTTCACATTGA
- the LOC119180079 gene encoding uncharacterized protein LOC119180079 isoform X6, with protein MFALVRFLDSDHAHDTRRYVVRVEDIHDFHPKHETDFDGKAVYVVHWEDEANGDDTGEYKAQILRLGATEKEARESPKRIPIPKIAVEEGSDVEGAVTKKATAARMKKTAVNRTAAKKDRYEQILKKQMSHALRQNSEQTRKTRLSSSSSSDDSLVSSSEVTEEKKKTKFWKKRCKELRQDNIFLQEQVSSQQVLLNSKFLRFEDLQHSKEADVESCTVQARKETAKATSNLVKSIQETVPGSPNAGSLHSRSAIDDFIEEPPTSMTGKCFSYLEDGSFHLQKGICLTPIQAKRILSHKKARLVVKETAQAIWSQKGLASRSVKGGVAPGRRNLGEVAKPALTPEKVAVLEETLNHWSHVTGADSSIAARNLTSILTEKIQDCIKAERRKPPQ; from the exons ATGTTCGCGCTAGTTCGCTTTCTAGATAGTGACCATGCACATGACACTCGTAGATATGTTGTGCGAGTGGAGGATATCCATGATTTTCATCCGAAGCACGAGACGGATTTCGATGGCAAGGCAGTGTATGTCGTTCACTGGGAGGATGAAGCAAACGGTGACGACACGGGTGAATATAAAGCCCAGATACTTCGACTTGGCG CCACAGAGAAAGAAGCTCGGGAATCGCCAAAAAGAATTCCGATCCCTAAAATTGCAGTTGAGGAAGGCTCGGACGTTGAAGGAGCTGTGACCAAGAAGGCCACT GCTGCAAGAATGAAAAAAACAGCTGTCAACCGAACTGCAGCAAAAAAAGACCGGTACGAGCAGATCTTGAAAAAGCAGATGAGCCACGCTCTCCGACAGAACTCGGAACAAACT CGAAAAACGCGACTGAGTTCATCATCAAGCTCGGATGACTCTCTCGTGTCCAGCTCAGAAGtaacagaagagaagaaaaaaaccaaaTTTTGGAAAAAGAGATGCAAGGAGCTGCGGCAAGACAACATCTTCTTGCAAGAACAAGTTAGCTCACAGCAGGTGCTGTTAAACTCAAAATTTCTGAGGT TTGAAGACCTGCAGCACAGCAAAGAGGCTGACGTTGAGAGCTGCACTGTACAAGCTAGAAAGGAGACAGCAAAGGCCACAAGCAACCTAG TAAAGTCCATTCAAGAGACTGTGCCTGGGTCACCGA ATGCTGGCAGTCTACACTCACGAAGTGCCATTGATG ACTTCATAGAGGAACCTCCCACTTCGATGACTG GGAAATGTTTTTCATATTTAGAAGATGGCTCT TTTCATCTTCAAAAGGGCATCTGCCTGACGCCTATTCAGGCAAAAAGAATTCTGTCTCACAAGAAGGCAAGGCTGGTGGTGAAGGAAACGGCACAAGCCATATGGTCCCAGAAAGGGCTAGCGTCACGCAGTGTTAAAGGTGGCGTAGCTCCAGGAAGAAGGAACCTCGGCGAGGTTGCAAAGCCTGCGCTGACACCTGAAAAGGTCGCGGTTCTGGAAG AAACACTCAACCATTGGTCGCATGTGACAGGCGCCGACTCGTCCATTGCAGCCCGAAACTTGACCAGCATACTAACTGAAAAAATTCAGGATTGCATCAAGGCAGAGCGACGAAAACCTCCACAGTAA
- the LOC119180079 gene encoding uncharacterized protein LOC119180079 isoform X7, whose product MFALVRFLDSDHAHDTRRYVVRVEDIHDFHPKHETDFDGKAVYVVHWEDEANGDDTGEYKAQILRLGATEKEARESPKRIPIPKIAVEEGSDVEGAVTKKATAARMKKTAVNRTAAKKDRYEQILKKQMSHALRQNSEQTRKTRLSSSSSSDDSLVSSSEVTEEKKKTKFWKKRCKELRQDNIFLQEQVSSQQVLLNSKFLRFEDLQHSKEADVESCTVQARKETAKATSNLDAGSLHSRSAIDDFIEEPPTSMTGKCFSYLEDGSFHLQKGICLTPIQAKRILSHKKARLVVKETAQAIWSQKGLASRSVKGGVAPGRRNLGEVAKPALTPEKVAVLEETLNHWSHVTGADSSIAARNLTSILTEKIQDCIKAERRKPPQ is encoded by the exons ATGTTCGCGCTAGTTCGCTTTCTAGATAGTGACCATGCACATGACACTCGTAGATATGTTGTGCGAGTGGAGGATATCCATGATTTTCATCCGAAGCACGAGACGGATTTCGATGGCAAGGCAGTGTATGTCGTTCACTGGGAGGATGAAGCAAACGGTGACGACACGGGTGAATATAAAGCCCAGATACTTCGACTTGGCG CCACAGAGAAAGAAGCTCGGGAATCGCCAAAAAGAATTCCGATCCCTAAAATTGCAGTTGAGGAAGGCTCGGACGTTGAAGGAGCTGTGACCAAGAAGGCCACT GCTGCAAGAATGAAAAAAACAGCTGTCAACCGAACTGCAGCAAAAAAAGACCGGTACGAGCAGATCTTGAAAAAGCAGATGAGCCACGCTCTCCGACAGAACTCGGAACAAACT CGAAAAACGCGACTGAGTTCATCATCAAGCTCGGATGACTCTCTCGTGTCCAGCTCAGAAGtaacagaagagaagaaaaaaaccaaaTTTTGGAAAAAGAGATGCAAGGAGCTGCGGCAAGACAACATCTTCTTGCAAGAACAAGTTAGCTCACAGCAGGTGCTGTTAAACTCAAAATTTCTGAGGT TTGAAGACCTGCAGCACAGCAAAGAGGCTGACGTTGAGAGCTGCACTGTACAAGCTAGAAAGGAGACAGCAAAGGCCACAAGCAACCTAG ATGCTGGCAGTCTACACTCACGAAGTGCCATTGATG ACTTCATAGAGGAACCTCCCACTTCGATGACTG GGAAATGTTTTTCATATTTAGAAGATGGCTCT TTTCATCTTCAAAAGGGCATCTGCCTGACGCCTATTCAGGCAAAAAGAATTCTGTCTCACAAGAAGGCAAGGCTGGTGGTGAAGGAAACGGCACAAGCCATATGGTCCCAGAAAGGGCTAGCGTCACGCAGTGTTAAAGGTGGCGTAGCTCCAGGAAGAAGGAACCTCGGCGAGGTTGCAAAGCCTGCGCTGACACCTGAAAAGGTCGCGGTTCTGGAAG AAACACTCAACCATTGGTCGCATGTGACAGGCGCCGACTCGTCCATTGCAGCCCGAAACTTGACCAGCATACTAACTGAAAAAATTCAGGATTGCATCAAGGCAGAGCGACGAAAACCTCCACAGTAA
- the LOC119180079 gene encoding uncharacterized protein LOC119180079 isoform X2, with amino-acid sequence MFALVRFLDSDHAHDTRRYVVRVEDIHDFHPKHETDFDGKAVYVVHWEDEANGDDTGEYKAQILRLGATEKEARESPKRIPIPKIAVEEGSDVEGAVTKKATAARMKKTAVNRTAAKKDRYEQILKKQMSHALRQNSEQTRKTRLSSSSSSDDSLVSSSEVTEEKKKTKFWKKRCKELRQDNIFLQEQVSSQQVLLNSKFLRFEDLQHSKEADVESCTVQARKETAKATSNLDAGSLHSRSAIDGKALGLFLLYCLRVIITMQNIYADFIEEPPTSMTACAAKESDDLPSPRKCFSYLEDGSFHLQKGICLTPIQAKRILSHKKARLVVKETAQAIWSQKGLASRSVKGGVAPGRRNLGEVAKPALTPEKVAVLEETLNHWSHVTGADSSIAARNLTSILTEKIQDCIKAERRKPPQ; translated from the exons ATGTTCGCGCTAGTTCGCTTTCTAGATAGTGACCATGCACATGACACTCGTAGATATGTTGTGCGAGTGGAGGATATCCATGATTTTCATCCGAAGCACGAGACGGATTTCGATGGCAAGGCAGTGTATGTCGTTCACTGGGAGGATGAAGCAAACGGTGACGACACGGGTGAATATAAAGCCCAGATACTTCGACTTGGCG CCACAGAGAAAGAAGCTCGGGAATCGCCAAAAAGAATTCCGATCCCTAAAATTGCAGTTGAGGAAGGCTCGGACGTTGAAGGAGCTGTGACCAAGAAGGCCACT GCTGCAAGAATGAAAAAAACAGCTGTCAACCGAACTGCAGCAAAAAAAGACCGGTACGAGCAGATCTTGAAAAAGCAGATGAGCCACGCTCTCCGACAGAACTCGGAACAAACT CGAAAAACGCGACTGAGTTCATCATCAAGCTCGGATGACTCTCTCGTGTCCAGCTCAGAAGtaacagaagagaagaaaaaaaccaaaTTTTGGAAAAAGAGATGCAAGGAGCTGCGGCAAGACAACATCTTCTTGCAAGAACAAGTTAGCTCACAGCAGGTGCTGTTAAACTCAAAATTTCTGAGGT TTGAAGACCTGCAGCACAGCAAAGAGGCTGACGTTGAGAGCTGCACTGTACAAGCTAGAAAGGAGACAGCAAAGGCCACAAGCAACCTAG ATGCTGGCAGTCTACACTCACGAAGTGCCATTGATGGTAAGGCTTTAGGTTTATTTCTATTGTATTGCTTACGTGTAATTATAACAATGCAAAATATTTATGCAGACTTCATAGAGGAACCTCCCACTTCGATGACTG CATGTGCAGCAAAAGAATCTGATGACCTGCCTAGTCCAA GGAAATGTTTTTCATATTTAGAAGATGGCTCT TTTCATCTTCAAAAGGGCATCTGCCTGACGCCTATTCAGGCAAAAAGAATTCTGTCTCACAAGAAGGCAAGGCTGGTGGTGAAGGAAACGGCACAAGCCATATGGTCCCAGAAAGGGCTAGCGTCACGCAGTGTTAAAGGTGGCGTAGCTCCAGGAAGAAGGAACCTCGGCGAGGTTGCAAAGCCTGCGCTGACACCTGAAAAGGTCGCGGTTCTGGAAG AAACACTCAACCATTGGTCGCATGTGACAGGCGCCGACTCGTCCATTGCAGCCCGAAACTTGACCAGCATACTAACTGAAAAAATTCAGGATTGCATCAAGGCAGAGCGACGAAAACCTCCACAGTAA
- the LOC119180079 gene encoding uncharacterized protein LOC119180079 isoform X5 has protein sequence MFALVRFLDSDHAHDTRRYVVRVEDIHDFHPKHETDFDGKAVYVVHWEDEANGDDTGEYKAQILRLGATEKEARESPKRIPIPKIAVEEGSDVEGAVTKKATAARMKKTAVNRTAAKKDRYEQILKKQMSHALRQNSEQTRKTRLSSSSSSDDSLVSSSEVTEEKKKTKFWKKRCKELRQDNIFLQEQVSSQQVLLNSKFLRFEDLQHSKEADVESCTVQARKETAKATSNLDAGSLHSRSAIDDFIEEPPTSMTACAAKESDDLPSPRKCFSYLEDGSFHLQKGICLTPIQAKRILSHKKARLVVKETAQAIWSQKGLASRSVKGGVAPGRRNLGEVAKPALTPEKVAVLEETLNHWSHVTGADSSIAARNLTSILTEKIQDCIKAERRKPPQ, from the exons ATGTTCGCGCTAGTTCGCTTTCTAGATAGTGACCATGCACATGACACTCGTAGATATGTTGTGCGAGTGGAGGATATCCATGATTTTCATCCGAAGCACGAGACGGATTTCGATGGCAAGGCAGTGTATGTCGTTCACTGGGAGGATGAAGCAAACGGTGACGACACGGGTGAATATAAAGCCCAGATACTTCGACTTGGCG CCACAGAGAAAGAAGCTCGGGAATCGCCAAAAAGAATTCCGATCCCTAAAATTGCAGTTGAGGAAGGCTCGGACGTTGAAGGAGCTGTGACCAAGAAGGCCACT GCTGCAAGAATGAAAAAAACAGCTGTCAACCGAACTGCAGCAAAAAAAGACCGGTACGAGCAGATCTTGAAAAAGCAGATGAGCCACGCTCTCCGACAGAACTCGGAACAAACT CGAAAAACGCGACTGAGTTCATCATCAAGCTCGGATGACTCTCTCGTGTCCAGCTCAGAAGtaacagaagagaagaaaaaaaccaaaTTTTGGAAAAAGAGATGCAAGGAGCTGCGGCAAGACAACATCTTCTTGCAAGAACAAGTTAGCTCACAGCAGGTGCTGTTAAACTCAAAATTTCTGAGGT TTGAAGACCTGCAGCACAGCAAAGAGGCTGACGTTGAGAGCTGCACTGTACAAGCTAGAAAGGAGACAGCAAAGGCCACAAGCAACCTAG ATGCTGGCAGTCTACACTCACGAAGTGCCATTGATG ACTTCATAGAGGAACCTCCCACTTCGATGACTG CATGTGCAGCAAAAGAATCTGATGACCTGCCTAGTCCAA GGAAATGTTTTTCATATTTAGAAGATGGCTCT TTTCATCTTCAAAAGGGCATCTGCCTGACGCCTATTCAGGCAAAAAGAATTCTGTCTCACAAGAAGGCAAGGCTGGTGGTGAAGGAAACGGCACAAGCCATATGGTCCCAGAAAGGGCTAGCGTCACGCAGTGTTAAAGGTGGCGTAGCTCCAGGAAGAAGGAACCTCGGCGAGGTTGCAAAGCCTGCGCTGACACCTGAAAAGGTCGCGGTTCTGGAAG AAACACTCAACCATTGGTCGCATGTGACAGGCGCCGACTCGTCCATTGCAGCCCGAAACTTGACCAGCATACTAACTGAAAAAATTCAGGATTGCATCAAGGCAGAGCGACGAAAACCTCCACAGTAA